One genomic window of Oncorhynchus kisutch isolate 150728-3 linkage group LG24, Okis_V2, whole genome shotgun sequence includes the following:
- the b4galt3 gene encoding beta-1,4-galactosyltransferase 3, protein MACCGRSLDSPCTLALLVGFQFAFVVYFSLGGFRGLVSVLVHSEQPEFDYSRPHDVYTNLSHLGVPPAPHIGTGPPGTGAQLKDCKMPSPLLVGPVSVRLSSPLSLEEIRERNPLVLPGGRYSPPDCQPRHHTAIVVPYRNRQTHLRALLYHLHPFLQRQQIHYSIYIVQQWGNSTFNRAKLLNVGVREALRDEDWGCIFLHDVDLLPENDHNTYTCHNQFPTHLSVAMDKFRYRLPYPQYFGGVSAVTPEQYMKMNGFPNSYWGWGGEDDDIAARVRLSGMKIVRPPVAIGHYKMIKHKGDRGNEQNPRRFDLLKRTRLNWHSDGLNSLTYELLSKELQPLYTNLTVDIGDDPRLPQRKATPPMPKREVKGDQLPPLVPWSKHGSKRRGDTPLAAKHDIKGEGQAVKVGVVTAVTTAKPKADKVDHAQSKTVHQTVDERASVVK, encoded by the exons atggCGTGTTGTGGTCGCTCTCTTGACTCCCCCTGTACCCTGGCCCTATTGGTGGGCTTCCAGTTTGCCTTTGTGGTCTACTTCTCCCTGGGGGGCTTCAGGGGGCTGGTGTCCGTACTGGTCCACTCTGAGCAGCCTGAGTTTGATTACTCCCGCCCCCACGACGTGTACACCAACCTCAGCCACCTGGGGGTGCCACCAGCCCCCCACATAGGCACGGGACCACCAGGGACAGGGGCTCAGCTGAAGGACTGCAAGATGCCCTCACCACTACTGG TCGGTCCTGTGTCTGTGCGTCTgtcctcgcctctctctctggAGGAGATCAGGGAGAGGAACCCGTTGGTGTTACCGGGAGGCCGGTACAGCCCCCCAGACTGCCAGCCGCGCCACCACACGGCCATCGTGGTGCCGTACCGTAACCGCCAGACTCACCTCCGAGCCCTACTCTACCACCTCCACCCCTTCCTACAGAGACAACAGATtcactacagtatctacatagtccagcag TGGGGTAACTCTACATTTAACCGGGCTAAGCTGTTGAATGTTGGGGTCCGTGAGGCGCTGAGAGACGAGGACTGGGGGTGTATCTTCCTACACGATGTAGATCTGCTGCCTGAAAATGACCATAACACCTACACCTGTCACAATCAGTTCCCCACACACCTCTCTGTTGCCATGGACAAGTTCAGAtacag GTTGCCGTACCCCCAGTATTTCGGAGGGGTATCTGCGGTCACACCTGAGCAGTACATGAAGATGAACGGATTCCCCAACAGCTATTGGGGCTGGGGTGGGGAGGACGATGACATCGCTGCCAG AGTGCGTCTGTCTGGGATGAAGATAGTGCGCCCTCCAGTGGCCATCGGACATTACAAGATGATCAAGCATAAAGGAGACAGGGGCAATGAACAGAATCCACGCAg GTTTGACCTTCTGAAACGGACCAGGCTCAACTGGCATTCTGATGGTCTGAACTCTCTGACCTACGAACTGTTATCCAAAGAGCTGCAGCCTCTCTACACCAACCTGACGGTCGACATCGGGGACGACCCTCGTCTGCCCCAGAGAAAGGCCACGCCTCCTATGCCCAAACGTGAGGTGAAGGGGGATCAATTACCTCCCCTTGTGCCATGGAGCAAACATGGATcaaagaggaggggagacacaCCCCTTGCAGCCAAACATGACATAAAGGGGGAGGGGCAAGCCGTTAAAGTGGGTGTGGTTACAGCTGTGACTACGGCTAAACCTAAAGCTGACAAGGTAGACCACGCCCAGTCAAAGACAGTGCATCAGACTGTAGATGAGAGGGCGAGTGTGGTAAAGTAG